AATTGTCTGATGAACTCACACGCTCAAAAGCCGAAATAGAACAGGAAAGCAAGAAGATTTACGATTCGTTGAACATGGAAGTAGAAAGGCTTTCCACAGAAGTCGCGCAGAAGATATTGAAAAGGAGTTTTTAATGACTGGTGGCCCTGAATCCATATGGTCCTGGGTTTTTAAATTTGTCAATTTTTTTGTTCTCGTAGCAGTTCTTATAAAGTTTGCCGGGAAGCCTTTGAAGGATTATCTTGTAAACCGTCACCAGACAATCAAAGATAAGCTTGAAGAGGCTGAGAAGCTGCTGAGAGAGGCGGAAGCCTTAAGGGTTGAGTATGAGAAAAAAATCGCAAAGCTTGATGAAGAAGTCGATGCATTCAAAAAGGCTGTGATTGCAGAGGCCGAAAAGGAAAAGAAAAAGATACTGGATGATGCGGCGAAGTACGCATCAAAAATAAAGGAACAGGCAAGACTTACTTACGAACAGGAAGCAAAAGAAGTGGTGGATAAAATAAGAGAAGAAATTGCAAGGCAGACAATAGAAAAGGCACAAAATATTGTGATGGGAAAACTCACAAAAGATGACCACAACAGGATGGTGGATGAGTTTATAGAAAAATTGAGGAGCATGAATTGATAAGCCAATCCATTGCAAAAAGATATGCAAGAGGTCTCTTTGCCGTCGGTGAAAAGGATGGAAAATACCGTGAATACTACAAAGAACTTGATGCCATTCTGGGGTATTTTAAGGAAGAGCCGAAGCTTGGAAATGCCCTTATGCTTCCGATCACGGAGATGAGAAAACGTAAAGAACTTCTTGGAGATGTGATGAGGGCATTTGGTGCATCTCTCCCGCTGGCCAATATATTCAGCATGCTGCTTGAAAATAACAGAATGTTGTACCTCCCTCTCATTAAAGATGTTTACGGGGAGCTTATAGACGACAAAGAAGGCAGGGTCAGGGGAACGTTATCGTCGGCATACCCCCTTGATGACAGTACAAAGTTGCGCATAGAAGAGGTTTTGAAAGAGAAATTACATAAGGAAGTAGTTCTATCTGCGGTTGAAGATAAATCGCTGATGGGTGGGGTGAAGGTTGTCATTAAAGGAACAATAATAGACGGCAGCGCAAAAAGACAGCTTGAGTTACTGAAGGAAAATATCTTGAAGGAGTAGAGCGTATGGAGATTAGGGCAGATGAGATAAGCAGGATCATAGAGCAGAAGATTTCAGGGTTTGAAAGAGAGATCGATCTGCAGGAGACCGGTGTAATAATCTCTATTGGTGACGGTATTGCAAGGATTTACGGGCTTGAAAATGCAATGGCAGGTGAACTCCTTGAATTCCCGCATAACATCACAGGAATGGTTCTCAATCTCGAAGAGGATAATATCGGCGCCGTTGTTTTTGGTGAAGATTATAAGATAAAAGAGGGTGATCTGGCGAAGAGGACCGGAAAGATCGCCCGAGTTCCTGTTGGTGAGGCATTGGTCGGAAGGGTTGTTGACGGCCTTGGAGAGCCTATAGATGGAAAAGGTCCTATTGAGACAACAGAATACAGAAATGTTGAACAGAATGCCCCGGGCGTTGTGGTAAGGCAGCCCGTGAAAGAACCGATTCAAACGGGAATAAAGGCTATCGATGCCATGATACCTATCGGCAAAGGCCAGAGGGAATTAATCATCGGTGACAGGGGGACAGGCAAAACCGTTGTTGCTATCGACACAATAATAAATCAGAAAGGTAACGATGTTTTTTGTATCTATGTTGCTATCGGGCAGAAAAGATCGTCTGTTGCGAGAACCGTAGATTTACTTAGCAGCTATGGCGCTATGGAATATACAACGGTTGTGGCTGCAACTGCAAGCGATCCGG
This genomic window from Pseudomonadota bacterium contains:
- a CDS encoding ATP synthase F0 subunit B, with the protein product MTGGPESIWSWVFKFVNFFVLVAVLIKFAGKPLKDYLVNRHQTIKDKLEEAEKLLREAEALRVEYEKKIAKLDEEVDAFKKAVIAEAEKEKKKILDDAAKYASKIKEQARLTYEQEAKEVVDKIREEIARQTIEKAQNIVMGKLTKDDHNRMVDEFIEKLRSMN
- the atpH gene encoding ATP synthase F1 subunit delta; this encodes MISQSIAKRYARGLFAVGEKDGKYREYYKELDAILGYFKEEPKLGNALMLPITEMRKRKELLGDVMRAFGASLPLANIFSMLLENNRMLYLPLIKDVYGELIDDKEGRVRGTLSSAYPLDDSTKLRIEEVLKEKLHKEVVLSAVEDKSLMGGVKVVIKGTIIDGSAKRQLELLKENILKE